The following are encoded together in the Salvia hispanica cultivar TCC Black 2014 chromosome 6, UniMelb_Shisp_WGS_1.0, whole genome shotgun sequence genome:
- the LOC125194087 gene encoding protein NRT1/ PTR FAMILY 5.5-like: protein MPSAPFLETGACSCSPALPTLGICLVFMSAPPVLAKSTGTCKQYEQECIGNTQKALLYTGMALIAVGVAGNSVSVESFLNEQTDKSSGVAIGCLRVSGLAMVAIVGLAGAIALPYIKPWTYRFGIPAVCTAIAGISFLTGLRWFPFECDGTTRDRIENMGRMFSCRMIPMWLTFLVCGIISASSNTYFVEQTKHLDRHLGSWEVPTQVLLLAQNWLGKLLAWLASHQGHGVVKAKILGVLCCIAAAGMETKRLGVVRSNGLLDKPEEDIPMSVYWLLFQFVLLGGAMTLLEKSVAEFDKQDISSEADLKELKRRCMEIFSKGVSGMGFMCDVLLVYAAGKVTAEGDEPGWFQFTLNRSHLDRYYWLLAVLSTATLVLYTVVRYYVGPRAMVTSSV, encoded by the exons ATGCCGTCAGCACCTTTCTTGGAAACTGGCGCATGCTCGTGCTCTCCAGCTCTTCCTACACTG GGAATCTGTTTAGTGTTCATGTCAGCTCCTCCGGTTCTTGCCAAATCAACGGGCACGTGCAAACAATACGAGCAGGAATGCATAGGCAACACACAAAAGGCTCTCCTCTACACGGGGATGGCATTGATAGCTGTCGGAGTAGCTGGCAACAGCGTGTCAGTGGAATCATTTCTCAATGAACAAACAGACAAATCTAGTGGTGTGGCCATAGGTTGTTTGAGGGTATCAGGTTTGGCTATGGTGGCTATTGTAGGCTTAGCAGGAGCCATCGCGCTCCCTTACATAAAGCCATGGACCTACCGGTTTGGAATCCCAGCGGTCTGCACTGCTATAGCTGGCATATCCTTTCTCACAGGTTTACGTTGGTTCCCATTCGAATGCGATGGGACAACAAGGGACCGGATAGAAAACATGGGAAGAATGTTCTCCTGCCGTATGATACCAATGTGGCTGACCTTTTTGGTGTGTGGGATCATCTCCGCAAGCAGCAACACGTACTTTGTGGAGCAAACAAAGCACCTGGACCGACACCTAGGATCATGGGAGGTTCCTACTCAGGTGCTGCTGCTGGCTCAGAATTGGTTAGGCAAGTTGCTAGCATGGTTGGCAAGTCACCAAGGACATGGGGTTGTAAAGGCTAAGATATTGGGGGTCCTATGTTGTATAGCGGCTGCAGGGATGGAGACAAAGAGACTCGGGGTTGTTAGGAGCAATGGGTTGCTGGATAAACCGGAGGAAGATATCCCAATGAGCGTGTATTGGCTGTTGTTCCAGTTCGTGCTGCTGGGAGGCGCAATGACGTTGTTAGAGAAGAGCGTGGCAGAGTTTGATAAGCAGGACATAAGCAGTGAAGCTGATCTAAAGGAGTTGAAGAGACGGTGCATGGAGATCTTTAGCAAGGGGGTGTCTGGGATGGGGTTCATGTGTGATGTGCTCTTGGTTTATGCTGCGGGGAAAGTAACTGCTGAGGGAGATGAACCCGGCTGGTTCCAGTTCACATTGAACCGGAGTCATTTGGACCGCTATTATTGGCTACTCGCGGTTTTGAGTACAGCCACTTTAGTTCTATACACAGTGGTGCGCTACTATGTCGGGCCGCGGGCCATGGTGACATCATCTGTTTAA
- the LOC125192451 gene encoding serine/arginine repetitive matrix protein 1-like isoform X1, translating into MFEYEDVWAIMRSNPKIFSGFETSSGPKRARVSTSKQDATSGASIAPAAQDPQLEEYSARMEKMGGIESSSGSTSKQLRSQAKPDKDEVASQLAGAHWKGSDTSASGSRTGLRRRPPGRKTMKASRRRRQTQAQAASQAPPPPPPPDPNDLFGLLNQLLQRDTSRMTPEQLDTHFCMIKGLRRLLGKPVQPPQP; encoded by the exons ATGTTCGAGTATGAGGATGTCTGGGCGATTATGCGAAGCAATCCCAAGATTTTCAGCGGTTTTGAGACTTCTAGTGGCCCGAAGAGAGCCAGAGTCTCCACCTCCAAACAGGACGCTACGAGTGGTGCTAGCATTGCACCTGCCGCACAAGACCCTCAACTCGAAGAGTACTCTGCCAGAATGGAAAAG atGGGTGGAATCGAATCCTCCTCGGGCTCCACCTCCAAACAATTGAGATCGCAAGCCAAACCCGACAAGGATGAGGTCGCAAGCCAGCTTGCTGGAGCTCATTGGAAAGGTTCCGACACCAGTGCGAGTGGGTCCAGAACCGGTTTGCGACGTCGTCCACCTGGGAGGAAGACGATGAAAGCTAGCCGCAGACGAAGACAGACCCAAGCCCAAGCGGCCTCCCAAGCcccacctcctcctccacctccaGATCCGAATGATTTATTCGGACTTTTGAACCAGCTACTCCAACGGGATACTAGCCGAATGACTCCAGAACAACTAGATACGCATTTCTGTATGATTAAAGGCCTCCGACGTCTATTGGGCAAACCGGTCCAGCCGCCGCAGCCGTAG